The Candidatus Marinimicrobia bacterium CG08_land_8_20_14_0_20_45_22 genome contains a region encoding:
- a CDS encoding adenylate cyclase, producing the protein MSKEIERKFLVVSDEYRYNSIVDRYIQGYLCSLPERIVRMRIIGERAFLTIKGKMVGLSRDEYEYQIPLNDAREILDRLCEKPLIEKDRYAVTVGGLVWIVDEFHGENEGLTVAELELKDETQSFARPDWIGREVTGVPRYFNSNLTDYPFSRWSENEK; encoded by the coding sequence ATGAGCAAAGAGATCGAGCGTAAATTTCTCGTGGTGTCCGATGAATACAGATATAATAGTATCGTCGATAGATATATTCAAGGTTATCTGTGCAGTTTACCGGAACGGATCGTGCGGATGAGAATCATTGGCGAACGCGCTTTCCTGACAATTAAGGGAAAAATGGTTGGCTTATCTCGCGATGAGTATGAGTATCAAATTCCATTGAATGACGCCCGGGAAATATTGGACAGACTTTGTGAAAAGCCACTCATCGAAAAAGATCGTTACGCCGTAACTGTTGGCGGTTTGGTTTGGATCGTGGATGAATTTCATGGCGAGAATGAAGGATTGACGGTTGCCGAATTGGAATTGAAGGATGAAACTCAATCGTTTGCGAGACCGGACTGGATCGGTCGTGAAGTGACGGGCGTTCCGAGATATTTTAATTCCAATTTAACAGATTATCCGTTCAGTCGTTGGAGTGAAAATGAAAAATAA